The genomic window GACCGCACGCCGGGAGGCCCCGACGTCGAGCCGATCGGTGAGCCGCTGGCCCACCAGGGCCGCGACGCCGGCCGCAGCGGCAGAACCCCCTGCGAAGACGAGGAAGCTGCGTCGCCCGGCACTGTGCACCACAGGCGTCGAGCGCAGCAGCAGCGCCAGCGCGGCGACCCCCACCGCGCCCGCGACGAGCGAGGGCAGCACGTCCACCGCCGTGGCGGTCGGCCTGGTCGCGGCCGCGCCGGCGGCGACGAGGCCCAGGGCGGCCACCCCGGCGTACCCGATCCAGCGGCGGCGGGCGGCGAGCACGCCGATCACCACCGCCCCGAGCAGGACGGTCGTGATCACCCCGGCGAGCAGGACCTGCTTGTCGTGCTGGCCGAACTGCCGGATCGCGAACTCCTTGAGCCACCGCGGAGTCCGGTCGACGAACGCCCCGCCCACGGAAACCACAGGGGTCGAGGGACGCTCGAGGAGCCCGGAGACGAGCTGGGCGACGCCGAGCGCGAGCAGTGCTGCGACGAGCCCGGCGACGCCGCCGAGCACCCGACTGGTCCTACGGCTCGGCGTGTCCACACCAGGGGTTCGGAGGCAGGCGGCCCCCGGATCGGGCTCAGCCCGAGGCGATCTCCAGCAGCTTCGTCACGGTGCGCCAGTTGCGCGCGGTGGAGATGACGCCCTTGCTGGTGCGCTGCAGGCCGGCCGTGGCCTCCTGCACGCCGTCGGGGCACCACACGTAGACGGCGCGGCCGACGCGCTGCGCCTCGGCCGGCGCGCGGACCCCGGCCTGGAACGCGGCCCACTCGTCGTCGGGCATCGGGGCGCTCTGGAAGGCCACGAGCAGCCGCGAGGGGTCGTCAGCCACCGCGGCGTACGGGTTGGCGTCGGCGACCTCGCGCAGCTCGTCGGCCGAGCGCACGAGCACGCGGCAGGACACGCCCGTCGCTGCCTCGACCGCCGCCTCCACCGCGTCCTCCGCGGGCGGCCCGTCGGCGGTGAAGACGACGTTGCCGCTGCGCAGGTGCGTCCGCACGTCCGCGCACCCGAGCCCGGCGAAGACCTGGCGCAGCACGGCCATGTCGACCTGCTTCGCGCGGCCGACGTTGATGCCGCGGAGCAGGGCGACCCAGCGGCCGCTCACTCCCACTCGATGGTGCCCGGCGGCTTGCTCGTGACGTCGAGCGTGACGCGGTTGATCTCGCGCACCTCGTTGGTGATGCGGGTGGAGATGCGCGCCAGCACGTCGTACGGCACCCGCGCCCAGTCGGCCGTCATCGCGTCCTCGCTGGTGACAGGGCGCAGGACGACGGGGTGGCCGTAGGTCCGCCCGTCACCCTGGACGCCCACCGAGCGGACGTCGGCGAGGAGGACCACGGGGCACTGCCAGATGTCGCGGTCGAGCCCGGCGAGGGTGAGCTCCTCGCGCGCGATCGCGTCGGCCTCGCGGAGGATCGCGAGGCGGTCCTCGGTGACCTCGCCGATGATGCGGATGCCGAGACCGGGGCCGGGGAACGGCTGGCGCCAGACGATCTCCTCGGGCAGCCCGAGCTCCAGGCCGACCTTGCGGACCTCGTCCTTGAACAGCGTGCGCAGCGGCTCGACCAGGGCGAACTGCAGGTCCTCCGGCAGGCCGCCGACGTTGTGGTGCGACTTGATCGTCGCAGTGCCCGCTCCGCCGCCGGACTCGACGATGTCGGGGTAGAGCGTGCCCTGCACGAGGAACTCGACCGGCTCCCCCGCAGCGTCGCCCTCGGCCACGACCTCGGCGGCGGCCTGCTCGAAGACGCGGATGAACTCGCGGCCGATGGTCTTGCGCTTGGTCTCGGGGTCGGTGACACCGGCGAGCGCGGACAGGAAGCGCTCCTTGGCGTCGACGACCTTGAGCGAGACGCCCGTGGCGGCGACGAAGTCCTCCTCGACCTGGCGCGCCTCGTCCTTGCGCAGCAGCCCGTGGTCCACGAAGACGCAGGTGAGCTGGTCACCGACGGCGCGCTGGACCAGGGCGGCGGCCACGGCGGAGTCGACCCCGCCGGACAGGCCGCACACCACGCGCTTGGAGCCGACCTGCTCGCGGATCGCAGCGACCTGGTCCTCGACGATCGAGTCCGTGGTCCAGCTCGGCTCGCAGCCGGCGATCTCGTAGAGGAAGTGCTCCAGGACAGCCTGTCCGTGCGCGCTGTGCAGGACCTCGGGGTGGAACTGCACGCCCGCGAGGCCGCGGGCGGTGTCCTCGAAGGCGGCGACGGGGGCGCCGGCCGAGGTCGCCACCACGCGGAAGCCCTCGGGCGCCTCGGTCACCGCGTCACCGTGGCTCATCCAGACCGGCTGCTGCGCCGGCAGTCCGTGGAAGAGCGTCGAGTCGGCGCCCGTGACCTCGAGCTCGGTGCGCCCGAACTCCGACAGCCCGGTGCGCTGGACCGTGCCCCCCAGGGCGCTCGCCATCGCCTGGAAGCCGTAGCAGATCCCGAAGGCGGGCACGCCCGCGCCGAAGAGCGCCGGATCGACCCGCGGAGCGCCCTGGGCGTAGACGCTGGAGGGGCCGCCCGAGAGGATGATCGCCTTCGGCTTGCGGGCGACGATCTCCTCCACGGTGGCCGTGTGCGGCACGATCTCGCTGTAGACCCGCGCCTCGCGGACCCGCCGGGCGATGAGCTGGGCGTACTGCGCCCCGAAGTCGACGACGAGCACGAGATCCTGGTGCGTGGCGGTCACCCGGCAAGGGTAGTGGGCGCCCTCCGGCGAGGGTTCCCCTGCTGTTCACCCGCAGGGCCTCGAAGATCCCGTACGCGGCGAGCAGGGTGGCCGCCGTGACCGACACCCCGGACCCCCTCGTCTCCCGCCGCGCGCTGCTCGCCGCCGCGGCTGCCGGCTCCGCCGCCGTCGCGGTCGGTGCCACTCTCGCCGCCCCCGCCGCCTCTGCGGCGGGCCACGGCTCGACCCCCGACCACGGCCCCTTCGGCGGCGGCGACGCCGTCACCACCCCGCGCGTCGCCGGCCTGCACCTGCAGTTCGGCGAGGACTCGGCCCACGAGATGACCGTCTCCTGGCACTCGCTGCAGCCGGTGGCCAACCCGCGTGCGCTCGTCGCGAAGACGGGTCGCCGCATCGTCGACGCCTGGAAGGCCGACACCACCAGCTACGTCGACGCGAAGTCCGGCCAGACGGTCTACGCGCACCACGCGAAGGTCTGGGACCTCCACCCGGACACCGACTACGACTTCCTCGCCGTGCACGACGGCGCGGAGCCGCAGCTCGGCACGTTCCACACCGCGCCGACCGGCCGCTCGTCGTTCACCTTCACGAGCTTCGGCGACCAGGGCACGCCCACCCTCGGCAAGGTCTACACGCCGCCCGCGGGCGTGACGATCCCGAACCCGCCGTTCGTCAACGACAACCTCGGCTCCCCCGCCGCCGGTGACACCGTCGCCGCGGTCGAGCGCGTGCAGCCGCTGTTCCACCTGTTCAACGGCGACCTCTGCTACGCCAACCTGGCACAGGACCGCGTCCGCACCTGGTCGGACTTCTGGGAGAACAACACCCGCAGCGCCCGCAACCGCCCGTGGATGCCGGCGCCGGGCAACCACGAGGACGAGAAGGGCAACGGGCCGATCGGCTACGAGGCGTACCAGACGTACTTCTCGCTGCCGCGCCAGCCCGGCCAGACCGACGTGACCGCGGGCCTCTGGTACGCCATCACCGTCGGCTCGGTGCGCGTGGTCTTCCTCGCCAACGACGACGTGGTCTACCAGGACGGCGGCGACAACTACGTCCGCGGCTACTCCCAGGGCGCGCAGAAGGCCTGGCTGGAGCAGACCCTCGCCGCCGCCCGCGCGGACAAGGGCATCGACTGGATCGTCGTCTGCATGCACCAGGTCGCGATCAGCTCGGCCGACAAGTTCAACGGCGCCGACCTCGGCATCCGCGAGGAGTGGCTGCCGCTGTTCGACCAGTACGGCGTCGACCTCGTCGTCTGCGGCCACGAGCACCACTACGAGCGCTCGCACCCCATCCGCGGCCAGCTGGCCAACCAGACCCGTACGCCGATCCCGGCGGACCGCGACACCCAGGTCATCGACACGACCAAGGGCACCGTCCACATGGTCATCGGCGGCGGCGGCACCTCGGCGCCCTCGAACCAGCTGTTCTTCGACCCGCCCGCCTGCCGCGTCATCGTGGCGGTCGGCGACCCGAACCCGACGACCCACAAGCGCCCGCCGGTCTACGTCCAGGAGGACGCGCCCTGGTCGGCCGTCCGCAACGCCGCCCACGCGTACGGGTTCGCGGCGTTCGAGGTCGACCCGGGCACGAAGGCCGAGGGGCTGACGCGGATCACGGTGACGTACTACGACGTCACCGGCCCGTACGGCCAGCTCGCGCCGTTCGAGACGTTCACCCTGCAGCGCCCGCGCTCCGACGCGGGCCGCTGACAGCTCCGCCGCACCTCACCCGACGGGGCGGC from Motilibacter rhizosphaerae includes these protein-coding regions:
- a CDS encoding DUF1697 domain-containing protein; translation: MSGRWVALLRGINVGRAKQVDMAVLRQVFAGLGCADVRTHLRSGNVVFTADGPPAEDAVEAAVEAATGVSCRVLVRSADELREVADANPYAAVADDPSRLLVAFQSAPMPDDEWAAFQAGVRAPAEAQRVGRAVYVWCPDGVQEATAGLQRTSKGVISTARNWRTVTKLLEIASG
- the guaA gene encoding glutamine-hydrolyzing GMP synthase, with amino-acid sequence MTATHQDLVLVVDFGAQYAQLIARRVREARVYSEIVPHTATVEEIVARKPKAIILSGGPSSVYAQGAPRVDPALFGAGVPAFGICYGFQAMASALGGTVQRTGLSEFGRTELEVTGADSTLFHGLPAQQPVWMSHGDAVTEAPEGFRVVATSAGAPVAAFEDTARGLAGVQFHPEVLHSAHGQAVLEHFLYEIAGCEPSWTTDSIVEDQVAAIREQVGSKRVVCGLSGGVDSAVAAALVQRAVGDQLTCVFVDHGLLRKDEARQVEEDFVAATGVSLKVVDAKERFLSALAGVTDPETKRKTIGREFIRVFEQAAAEVVAEGDAAGEPVEFLVQGTLYPDIVESGGGAGTATIKSHHNVGGLPEDLQFALVEPLRTLFKDEVRKVGLELGLPEEIVWRQPFPGPGLGIRIIGEVTEDRLAILREADAIAREELTLAGLDRDIWQCPVVLLADVRSVGVQGDGRTYGHPVVLRPVTSEDAMTADWARVPYDVLARISTRITNEVREINRVTLDVTSKPPGTIEWE
- a CDS encoding purple acid phosphatase family protein, translating into MTDTPDPLVSRRALLAAAAAGSAAVAVGATLAAPAASAAGHGSTPDHGPFGGGDAVTTPRVAGLHLQFGEDSAHEMTVSWHSLQPVANPRALVAKTGRRIVDAWKADTTSYVDAKSGQTVYAHHAKVWDLHPDTDYDFLAVHDGAEPQLGTFHTAPTGRSSFTFTSFGDQGTPTLGKVYTPPAGVTIPNPPFVNDNLGSPAAGDTVAAVERVQPLFHLFNGDLCYANLAQDRVRTWSDFWENNTRSARNRPWMPAPGNHEDEKGNGPIGYEAYQTYFSLPRQPGQTDVTAGLWYAITVGSVRVVFLANDDVVYQDGGDNYVRGYSQGAQKAWLEQTLAAARADKGIDWIVVCMHQVAISSADKFNGADLGIREEWLPLFDQYGVDLVVCGHEHHYERSHPIRGQLANQTRTPIPADRDTQVIDTTKGTVHMVIGGGGTSAPSNQLFFDPPACRVIVAVGDPNPTTHKRPPVYVQEDAPWSAVRNAAHAYGFAAFEVDPGTKAEGLTRITVTYYDVTGPYGQLAPFETFTLQRPRSDAGR